A portion of the Streptomyces erythrochromogenes genome contains these proteins:
- a CDS encoding peptidylprolyl isomerase, which produces MSNVYFDITINGAPAGRIVFNLFDDVVPKTARNFRELATGQNGYGYAGSGFHRVIPQFMLQGGDFTNHNGTGGKSIYGEKFEDENFQLKHDRPYLLSMANAGRNTNGSQFFITTVLTPWLDGKHVVFGEVVSGQELVDQIEALGSQSGAPKGKVEIAASGVVEA; this is translated from the coding sequence CCGCCGGCCGCATCGTCTTCAACCTCTTCGACGACGTCGTCCCGAAGACGGCGCGCAACTTCCGTGAGCTGGCCACCGGCCAGAACGGCTACGGCTACGCCGGCTCGGGCTTCCACCGCGTCATCCCGCAGTTCATGCTGCAGGGCGGTGACTTCACCAACCACAACGGCACCGGCGGCAAGTCCATCTACGGCGAGAAGTTCGAGGACGAGAACTTCCAGCTGAAGCACGACCGCCCGTACCTGCTGTCGATGGCGAACGCCGGCCGCAACACCAACGGCTCGCAGTTCTTCATCACCACGGTCCTCACCCCGTGGCTCGACGGCAAGCACGTCGTCTTCGGCGAGGTCGTCTCGGGCCAGGAGCTCGTCGACCAGATCGAGGCCCTCGGCTCCCAGTCCGGCGCCCCCAAGGGCAAGGTCGAGATCGCGGCCTCCGGCGTCGTCGAAGCCTGA
- a CDS encoding enoyl-CoA hydratase/isomerase family protein yields MTLRVERDKATGVAVVTLDRERRHNAVDLATAAELGEAWRELRFAEEVRAVVLTGAGTAAFCTGIDRGVDVPQPASPYSADDPLIAIGPKSCDLWKPVIAAVNGMACGGAFYLLGESEFLIASETATFFDPHTTYGMVSAYEAVYMAQRMPFGEAARMSLMGTAERLSARRAHEIGLVSELAEPDGLLPAALRAAQTLAGFPTEAVQGTVRALWSAKQAALQQALAQAPALIALGNLAPERQAELFSNRRTAPKPRLR; encoded by the coding sequence GTGACCCTGCGGGTGGAGCGGGACAAGGCGACCGGGGTCGCGGTGGTCACCCTGGACCGGGAGCGCCGGCACAACGCCGTCGACCTGGCCACCGCCGCCGAACTGGGCGAGGCGTGGCGCGAGCTCCGGTTCGCCGAGGAGGTACGGGCGGTCGTGCTGACCGGCGCCGGAACGGCCGCCTTCTGCACCGGCATCGACCGCGGCGTGGACGTGCCGCAGCCCGCCTCCCCCTACTCCGCCGACGACCCGCTGATCGCGATCGGCCCGAAGTCCTGCGACCTGTGGAAGCCGGTGATCGCCGCCGTCAACGGCATGGCCTGCGGCGGGGCCTTCTACCTGCTGGGCGAGTCGGAGTTCCTGATCGCCTCCGAGACGGCCACCTTCTTCGACCCGCACACCACGTACGGGATGGTCAGCGCCTACGAGGCCGTGTACATGGCGCAGCGCATGCCCTTCGGCGAGGCCGCCCGGATGTCCCTGATGGGCACGGCCGAACGGCTCTCCGCGCGCCGGGCCCACGAGATCGGCCTGGTCTCGGAACTGGCCGAGCCGGACGGGCTGCTCCCGGCGGCCCTGCGGGCGGCGCAGACCCTGGCCGGCTTCCCGACGGAGGCCGTGCAGGGCACCGTACGGGCCCTGTGGTCGGCGAAGCAGGCCGCACTCCAGCAGGCCCTCGCGCAGGCCCCGGCCCTGATCGCCCTGGGAAACCTGGCGCCGGAGCGGCAGGCGGAACTCTTCTCGAACCGCCGCACGGCCCCGAAGCCCCGCCTGCGCTGA
- a CDS encoding Zn-ribbon domain-containing OB-fold protein, translating to MTTAPEAAASADALLLPVPDDDGAPFWEYAARGELRVQACTACGRLRFPPRPCCPHCRSFDSEWRRMSGRGRIWSYVRPHPPLLPAYAAQAPYNVILVELADAPHIRLAGNLVTSADAPLDSMDPARLRIGARVHVVFTETGSMAVPRWLLEKS from the coding sequence ATGACCACCGCACCCGAAGCCGCCGCGTCCGCGGACGCCCTGCTCCTGCCCGTCCCCGACGACGACGGCGCCCCCTTCTGGGAGTACGCCGCCCGCGGCGAACTGCGCGTCCAGGCCTGCACCGCGTGCGGCAGACTGCGCTTCCCGCCCCGCCCCTGCTGCCCGCACTGCCGGTCCTTCGACAGCGAGTGGCGCCGCATGAGCGGCCGCGGCCGCATCTGGTCCTACGTCCGGCCGCACCCGCCGCTGCTGCCCGCCTACGCCGCGCAGGCCCCGTACAACGTGATCCTCGTCGAGCTCGCCGACGCCCCGCACATCCGGCTCGCCGGGAACCTGGTGACCTCCGCCGACGCCCCCCTCGACTCCATGGACCCGGCCCGGCTGCGCATCGGCGCACGGGTCCACGTGGTCTTCACCGAGACGGGCTCGATGGCCGTGCCGCGCTGGCTCCTGGAGAAGTCGTGA
- a CDS encoding lipid-transfer protein, with protein sequence MAATLKDATAIVGIGQTAFARHLPQSEKELACRAILAALADAGIDPGEVDAFSSYTMEETDEVEVAKAIGAGDVTFFSKIGYGGGGSCATVGHLAAAVATGQATVGVAWRSRKRGSGPRPWKNTAVQLPTPGQWTRPFGLLRPADEIGMLARRYMHEYGATRDHLFNVAMACRNRANENPAAMMYERPLTREMYMTSRMISDPLCLFDNCLETDGALACVIVSAERARDCRNKPVYVHSAAQGLPSQHHGMVNYWNDDPLSGPAWTAARHLWKQADFGPQDVHVAQIYDAFTPLIPLSLEGYGFCGRGEGAAFTEGGALELGGRLPINTGGGGLSEAYVHGFNLINEGVKQLRGVSTAQVPDATTCLVTAGEGVPTSAILLRS encoded by the coding sequence ATGGCGGCAACGCTCAAGGACGCTACGGCGATAGTCGGCATCGGCCAGACCGCCTTTGCCAGACATCTGCCGCAGTCCGAGAAGGAACTGGCCTGCCGGGCGATCCTGGCCGCCCTCGCCGACGCCGGCATCGACCCCGGCGAGGTCGACGCCTTCTCCTCCTACACCATGGAGGAGACCGACGAGGTCGAGGTCGCCAAGGCCATCGGCGCCGGCGACGTCACCTTCTTCTCCAAGATCGGCTACGGCGGCGGCGGTTCCTGCGCCACCGTCGGCCACCTCGCCGCCGCCGTCGCCACCGGCCAGGCCACCGTCGGCGTCGCCTGGCGCTCCCGCAAACGCGGCTCCGGCCCGCGCCCCTGGAAGAACACCGCCGTCCAACTGCCCACCCCCGGCCAGTGGACCCGGCCCTTCGGCCTGCTGCGCCCCGCCGACGAGATCGGCATGCTGGCCCGCCGCTACATGCACGAGTACGGCGCCACCCGCGACCACCTCTTCAACGTGGCCATGGCCTGCCGCAACCGGGCCAACGAGAACCCCGCCGCGATGATGTACGAACGCCCGCTGACCCGCGAGATGTACATGACCTCCCGCATGATCAGCGACCCGCTCTGCCTCTTCGACAACTGCCTGGAGACCGACGGCGCACTGGCCTGCGTGATCGTCTCCGCCGAACGGGCCCGTGACTGCCGCAACAAGCCCGTCTACGTGCACTCCGCCGCCCAGGGCCTGCCCTCACAGCACCACGGCATGGTCAACTACTGGAACGACGACCCCTTGTCCGGGCCCGCCTGGACCGCCGCCCGCCACCTGTGGAAGCAGGCCGACTTCGGCCCCCAGGACGTACACGTCGCCCAGATCTACGACGCCTTCACCCCGCTCATCCCGCTCTCCCTGGAGGGCTACGGCTTCTGCGGCCGCGGCGAGGGCGCCGCCTTCACCGAGGGCGGCGCCCTGGAACTGGGCGGCCGGCTTCCCATCAACACCGGCGGCGGCGGCCTGTCCGAGGCGTACGTACACGGCTTCAACCTGATCAACGAGGGCGTCAAACAACTGCGCGGCGTCTCCACCGCCCAGGTGCCGGACGCCACCACCTGCCTGGTGACGGCGGGCGAAGGCGTCCCGACGTCCGCGATCCTGCTGAGGAGCTGA
- a CDS encoding FadD3 family acyl-CoA ligase, with the protein MGDDGLREDVTGDALAGVREDARGDLRWGTIAGLVRSASARYGDLEAVVDGRVRISYAQLGERVERAAAACVAAGVEPGDRVAVWAPNTLDWIVSALGAVSAGAVLVPLNTRFKGAEAAYVLQRSRARLLFVTGTFLGTSYVASLRRAAAEGPGRGPLPGLPHLEQVVVLAEDAPDTFRTWKDFLAGGDRVTAEAVRERAEAISPDAPSDIIFTSGTTGSPKGAVITHAQSLRCYDVWSGLAGLREGDRYLIVNPFFHTFGYKAGIIACLMRGATMVPQSVFNVDTVLANVAAERISVLPGPPTLHQSLLDHPQRGHHDLSALRLVVTGAAVVPLRLVERLREELHIATVLTAYGLSEAGGIVTMCRRGDPAAVVSATSGRAIPDTEVAVLDGSGRPLPAGRAGEIAVRGYNVMQGYFEDPDETAAAITPDGWLHTGDVGVLDGHGNLRITDRIKDMFIVGGFNAYPAEIEQLLGLHPDIADVAVVGVPDPRLGEVGKAYAVRRPGSTLTADDLIAWSRREMANYKVPRAVEFVTELPRNASGKVLKRELRARQGGRGRSGPGQRA; encoded by the coding sequence ATGGGCGACGACGGGCTGCGCGAGGACGTGACGGGGGACGCGCTCGCAGGCGTACGCGAGGACGCGCGCGGAGACCTGCGCTGGGGCACCATAGCGGGGCTCGTCCGGTCGGCATCGGCACGGTACGGCGACCTCGAGGCCGTCGTCGACGGGCGCGTCCGGATCAGTTACGCGCAGCTCGGGGAGCGCGTCGAACGCGCCGCCGCGGCCTGCGTCGCCGCCGGCGTGGAGCCCGGCGACCGGGTCGCCGTCTGGGCGCCCAACACCCTGGACTGGATCGTCTCCGCGCTCGGCGCCGTCTCGGCGGGCGCGGTCCTCGTGCCCCTCAACACCCGTTTCAAGGGCGCGGAAGCGGCGTACGTCCTGCAGCGCAGCCGGGCCCGGCTGCTCTTCGTCACCGGCACCTTCCTCGGCACCTCCTACGTCGCCTCCCTGCGCCGGGCCGCCGCCGAGGGGCCCGGCCGCGGCCCCCTGCCCGGGCTGCCGCACCTGGAACAGGTCGTCGTCCTCGCCGAGGACGCCCCCGACACCTTCCGCACCTGGAAGGACTTCCTCGCGGGCGGGGACCGGGTCACGGCGGAGGCGGTCCGCGAGCGCGCCGAAGCCATCAGCCCCGACGCCCCTTCCGACATCATCTTCACCTCCGGCACCACCGGCAGCCCCAAGGGCGCGGTCATCACCCACGCCCAGTCCCTGCGCTGCTACGACGTGTGGAGCGGGCTCGCCGGACTGCGCGAGGGCGACCGCTACCTGATCGTGAACCCCTTCTTCCACACCTTCGGCTACAAGGCCGGGATCATCGCCTGCCTGATGCGGGGGGCGACGATGGTCCCGCAGTCCGTCTTCAACGTGGACACCGTCCTCGCCAACGTCGCCGCGGAACGGATCTCCGTCCTGCCCGGCCCGCCCACCCTGCACCAGTCCCTCCTGGACCACCCGCAGCGCGGCCACCACGACCTCTCCGCCCTGCGCCTGGTCGTCACCGGCGCCGCCGTGGTCCCGCTACGGCTCGTCGAGCGCCTGCGCGAGGAACTGCACATCGCCACCGTCCTGACCGCCTACGGGCTCTCCGAGGCCGGCGGCATCGTCACCATGTGCCGCCGCGGCGACCCCGCCGCGGTCGTCTCAGCAACCTCGGGCCGGGCCATCCCTGACACGGAGGTCGCGGTCCTGGACGGCAGCGGGCGGCCGCTGCCGGCCGGGCGGGCCGGCGAGATCGCGGTCCGCGGCTACAACGTCATGCAGGGGTACTTCGAGGACCCCGACGAGACGGCCGCGGCGATCACCCCGGACGGCTGGCTGCACACCGGCGACGTCGGCGTCCTGGACGGACACGGGAACCTGCGCATCACCGACCGGATCAAGGACATGTTCATCGTCGGCGGTTTCAACGCCTACCCGGCCGAGATAGAGCAACTCCTCGGCCTGCATCCGGACATCGCGGACGTCGCGGTCGTCGGCGTCCCCGACCCGCGCCTGGGCGAGGTCGGCAAGGCCTACGCGGTCCGCCGCCCCGGCTCCACCCTCACCGCCGACGACCTGATCGCATGGTCCCGGCGGGAGATGGCCAACTACAAGGTCCCGCGCGCGGTGGAGTTCGTCACCGAACTGCCGCGCAACGCGAGCGGCAAGGTCCTCAAACGCGAACTCCGCGCCCGCCAGGGCGGCCGGGGCCGGAGCGGCCCGGGTCAGCGGGCGTAG
- a CDS encoding LppU/SCO3897 family protein, whose amino-acid sequence MSSQEMLITITPQQAAHGVILPVELPSGPVRLRIPPCRHGDLVKVRVGAEEVLLRIHVSGAGAAWIAGAGGITPPPTTDTARQQPAPAPQTGGGRGCLVGLAAAALLVIGFFVLSGGDGDDAKPTADATPTWPSSWTPSPTPSPWTSAPEAAATPYSPEPSPEPSPFDRGTCLNGRLPDSTTPRSVSGVEEVPCSASDAHYRVIESIPGTSDLNSCNDNPKTQYAFSYRYMRGSIVLNQYVYCLVGMGSYAR is encoded by the coding sequence GTGTCGTCACAGGAAATGCTCATAACGATCACTCCGCAGCAGGCCGCCCACGGTGTGATCCTCCCCGTGGAGCTGCCGTCGGGCCCGGTCCGCCTGCGCATACCGCCCTGCCGGCACGGCGACCTCGTCAAGGTCCGCGTCGGCGCCGAGGAGGTACTGCTGCGCATCCACGTGTCCGGTGCGGGCGCGGCCTGGATCGCGGGGGCCGGCGGCATCACTCCGCCGCCCACGACGGACACGGCCCGGCAGCAGCCCGCCCCGGCCCCGCAGACGGGCGGCGGGCGCGGCTGCCTGGTGGGGCTCGCCGCCGCCGCGCTGCTGGTCATCGGCTTCTTCGTGCTCAGCGGCGGCGACGGCGACGACGCCAAGCCCACCGCCGATGCGACCCCCACCTGGCCGTCCTCGTGGACGCCCTCCCCCACCCCCTCGCCCTGGACATCGGCTCCCGAGGCCGCCGCCACCCCGTACAGCCCCGAGCCGAGCCCCGAGCCGAGCCCCTTCGACCGCGGCACCTGCCTGAACGGCCGGCTCCCGGACTCGACGACGCCCCGCAGCGTCAGCGGCGTCGAGGAGGTGCCCTGCTCGGCGTCCGACGCGCACTACCGGGTGATCGAGAGCATCCCCGGCACCTCGGACCTCAACAGCTGCAACGACAACCCGAAGACCCAGTACGCCTTCTCCTACCGCTACATGCGCGGCTCGATCGTCCTCAACCAGTACGTGTACTGCCTGGTCGGCATGGGCTCCTACGCCCGCTGA
- a CDS encoding class I SAM-dependent methyltransferase, translated as MFSSHGPSVRELAVQGLSSVERGYDLLAPKFDHTPFRTPDRMLDAVEETLAQQEGTFGAGLDVCCGTGAGIGMLRRLCRDRVTGVDLSAGMLAEAGRTHTGDDRVDFVRADARALPSDLAGSYDLAVSFGAFGHFLPSERPALFSGVRSALREGGVFAFPIGAPIPPSSPVWWAVTGFDAAMRVRNAVWRPPFVMYYRTFPLSGVRTDLRAAGFTVETVPLEHFGRQPGGAPRWRLVLARRL; from the coding sequence GTGTTCTCCTCCCACGGGCCGAGCGTCCGCGAACTGGCAGTGCAGGGCCTCTCCTCCGTCGAGCGGGGCTACGACCTGCTGGCGCCGAAGTTCGACCACACCCCCTTCCGCACCCCGGACCGGATGCTCGACGCGGTCGAGGAGACCCTCGCCCAGCAGGAGGGCACCTTCGGCGCCGGCCTGGACGTGTGCTGCGGCACGGGCGCCGGCATCGGCATGCTGCGGCGGCTGTGCCGGGACCGGGTCACCGGGGTGGACCTCAGCGCGGGCATGCTCGCCGAGGCCGGGCGCACGCACACCGGCGACGACCGCGTGGACTTCGTACGGGCCGACGCGCGGGCCCTGCCGTCCGACCTGGCCGGCTCCTACGACCTGGCGGTCAGCTTCGGGGCCTTCGGCCACTTCCTGCCCTCCGAGCGGCCCGCGCTCTTCTCCGGGGTCCGCTCCGCGCTGCGCGAGGGCGGGGTCTTCGCCTTCCCGATCGGCGCCCCGATCCCGCCGAGCTCACCGGTGTGGTGGGCGGTGACGGGCTTCGACGCCGCGATGCGGGTGCGCAACGCGGTGTGGCGGCCGCCGTTCGTCATGTACTACCGGACCTTCCCGCTGAGCGGGGTGCGCACCGACCTGCGGGCGGCCGGCTTCACGGTGGAGACGGTCCCGCTGGAGCACTTCGGGCGGCAGCCCGGCGGCGCTCCGCGCTGGCGGCTGGTCCTGGCCCGCCGCCTCTGA
- a CDS encoding BTAD domain-containing putative transcriptional regulator codes for MDGVPAIPHPRKHPEARAAAAASEAGPTARPAGPVPPTTTPGARPQPGTAEPAAAGTAVPPRPATRATGPASAGTTSGRGAAAAATGPARTGTPAGNPHTARPADAGATSGQGHAADAAGAAAPARAAAGPTTDGSDPTRASEPARATAAGGETPEPAEPAEPAADGTAPARAGASAGGDSAGPTTDRAAETAAAGTTPGAAEPAAGESRFAVLGPVRAWRGGEALPSGTPQQRALLAVLLLRDGRTATAPELIDAIWGEDPPQQALATIRTYASRLRKVVAPGLLVTESGGYAIRLRSAATLDLGVARSLAADADSARAAGDRSLARTLLARALDLWEGEPLAGVPGPHAETERTRLAEWRLQLLETRLDLDLEVGHHAEAVSELTALTAAHPLRERLRELLMLALYRSGRQAEALAVYADTRRLLADELGVDPRPELAALQQRILNADADLARAEDPAPAAAAAPVRPAQLPATVPDFTGRSSFVHELGTILSGGAQDQVMAVSALAGIGGVGKTTLAVHVAHAARPHFPDGQLYVDLQGTDARPAEPEAVLGSFLRALGTPDTAIPDSPAERAALYRSTLDGRRVLVLLDNARDAAQVRPLLPGTAGCAALVTSRVRMAGLAGAHLVDLDVMSPDEALQLFTRIVGEERVRAERQAALDVVGACGFLPLAIRIAASRLAARRTWTVSVLAAKLGDERRRLDELQAGDLAVKATFELGYGQLEPAQQRAFRLLGLADGPDISLSAAAAVLDLPEYDTEDLLEALVDCSLLESAAPGRYRFHDLVRLYARACAERDEQPASEREAALDRLLDFYLATASGVYALERPGDRLPAHLSDTHYPGLVFAEPRAALDWLYTEAGPLLACVRQASVRGGDSPVLRRAVDLLWAAKDLAESGANSKQYESAATALRDAAQAAKDPYAEGRARTTLTNVHLVAGRFAEADDEARQATALAREAGDPLPSCWAPNDRGIIALYEGRHADGERYLLQAIQNFRADGNNVGEASALCNLSRIHVELGRLTSAIDLAQQGIAIYDRMGLSLRLANGRYALGIALTQAGRLGEALAQLTEALALFHDNRQPLWEGVTHFRLAVAHLAARRPTLAAAHAEQAIALRGIGGEWRRATVLTVLGKALRRLGQTDRARACWRDAETVFKQLGSAELGEVQNLLATEIAA; via the coding sequence ATGGACGGCGTACCGGCCATCCCGCACCCGCGGAAACACCCCGAGGCCCGTGCGGCTGCCGCCGCGTCCGAAGCCGGCCCCACGGCCCGCCCCGCCGGTCCCGTACCGCCGACGACCACTCCCGGGGCGCGCCCGCAACCCGGCACGGCCGAGCCCGCCGCGGCGGGTACCGCTGTCCCGCCCCGGCCCGCGACCCGCGCCACCGGGCCCGCCTCCGCCGGAACCACGTCCGGCCGGGGCGCCGCCGCAGCCGCGACCGGCCCGGCGCGCACCGGCACCCCCGCGGGCAACCCGCACACCGCACGCCCCGCCGACGCCGGTGCCACATCCGGCCAGGGCCACGCCGCCGACGCGGCAGGCGCTGCGGCCCCGGCACGCGCTGCCGCGGGCCCCACCACCGACGGCTCGGACCCGACCCGCGCCTCGGAGCCGGCCCGCGCCACCGCCGCCGGCGGCGAGACCCCCGAGCCCGCCGAGCCCGCCGAGCCCGCCGCGGACGGCACGGCCCCGGCCCGCGCCGGTGCTTCCGCCGGAGGCGACAGCGCCGGGCCCACCACGGACCGGGCCGCCGAGACCGCCGCAGCGGGCACCACCCCGGGTGCGGCAGAGCCCGCCGCAGGCGAGTCGCGGTTCGCCGTCCTCGGGCCCGTGCGCGCCTGGCGGGGCGGCGAGGCCCTGCCCTCCGGCACCCCCCAGCAGCGCGCCCTGCTCGCCGTACTCCTGCTGCGCGACGGCCGCACCGCCACCGCACCCGAACTCATCGACGCCATCTGGGGCGAGGACCCCCCGCAGCAGGCCCTCGCCACCATCCGCACCTACGCCTCCCGCCTGCGCAAGGTCGTCGCCCCCGGCCTGCTCGTCACCGAGTCCGGCGGCTACGCCATCCGGCTGCGCTCCGCCGCCACCCTCGACCTCGGCGTCGCCCGCAGCCTCGCCGCCGACGCCGACAGCGCCCGCGCCGCCGGGGACCGCTCCCTCGCCCGCACGCTCCTGGCCCGCGCCCTCGACCTGTGGGAGGGCGAACCCCTCGCCGGGGTCCCCGGCCCGCACGCCGAGACCGAGCGCACCCGGCTCGCCGAATGGCGCCTCCAGCTGCTGGAGACCCGCCTCGACCTCGACCTGGAGGTCGGACACCACGCCGAGGCCGTCTCCGAGCTGACCGCCCTCACCGCCGCCCACCCGCTGCGCGAACGGCTGCGCGAGCTGCTCATGCTCGCCCTCTACCGCAGCGGCCGGCAGGCCGAGGCCCTCGCCGTCTACGCCGACACCCGCCGGCTCCTCGCCGACGAACTCGGCGTCGACCCGCGCCCCGAACTGGCCGCGCTCCAGCAGCGCATCCTGAACGCCGACGCCGACCTGGCCCGCGCGGAAGACCCCGCCCCGGCAGCCGCCGCAGCTCCTGTGAGGCCCGCCCAATTGCCCGCGACCGTACCCGACTTCACCGGCCGCTCCAGCTTCGTCCACGAGCTCGGCACGATCCTCTCCGGCGGCGCCCAGGACCAGGTCATGGCCGTCTCCGCGCTCGCCGGCATCGGCGGCGTCGGCAAGACCACCCTCGCCGTGCACGTCGCCCACGCCGCCCGCCCGCACTTCCCCGACGGCCAGCTCTACGTCGACCTCCAGGGCACCGACGCCCGCCCCGCCGAACCGGAGGCCGTCCTCGGCTCCTTCCTGCGCGCGCTCGGCACCCCCGACACCGCGATCCCCGACTCCCCGGCCGAACGGGCCGCGCTCTACCGCTCCACCCTCGACGGCCGCCGCGTCCTGGTCCTCCTCGACAACGCCCGCGACGCCGCCCAGGTCCGCCCGCTGCTGCCCGGCACCGCCGGCTGCGCCGCCCTCGTCACCAGCCGCGTCCGCATGGCCGGCCTGGCCGGAGCCCATCTCGTCGACCTCGACGTGATGAGCCCCGACGAGGCCCTCCAGCTCTTCACCCGCATCGTCGGCGAGGAACGCGTACGCGCCGAACGCCAGGCCGCCCTCGACGTCGTCGGCGCCTGCGGGTTCCTGCCGCTGGCCATCCGCATCGCCGCCTCCCGGCTCGCGGCCCGCCGCACCTGGACCGTCTCCGTCCTCGCCGCCAAGCTCGGCGACGAACGCCGCCGCCTCGACGAGCTCCAGGCGGGCGACCTCGCCGTCAAGGCCACCTTCGAGCTCGGCTACGGCCAGCTGGAGCCGGCCCAGCAGCGCGCCTTCCGCCTCCTCGGCCTCGCCGACGGCCCCGACATCTCGCTGTCCGCGGCCGCCGCCGTCCTCGACCTGCCCGAGTACGACACCGAGGACCTCCTGGAGGCTTTAGTCGACTGCTCCCTGCTCGAATCCGCCGCCCCCGGCCGCTACCGCTTCCACGACCTCGTACGCCTCTACGCGCGTGCCTGTGCCGAACGCGACGAGCAGCCGGCGAGCGAGCGCGAGGCGGCCCTGGACCGCCTCCTGGACTTCTACCTGGCCACCGCCTCCGGGGTGTACGCGCTGGAGCGCCCCGGCGACCGGCTGCCCGCACATCTGTCCGACACCCACTACCCCGGGCTGGTCTTCGCCGAGCCGCGCGCCGCCCTGGACTGGCTGTACACCGAGGCCGGGCCGCTGCTCGCGTGCGTGCGGCAGGCCTCCGTACGGGGCGGCGACTCACCGGTGCTGCGCCGGGCCGTCGACCTGCTGTGGGCGGCCAAGGACCTGGCCGAGTCCGGGGCCAACTCCAAGCAGTACGAGTCGGCGGCGACCGCCCTGCGCGACGCCGCCCAGGCCGCCAAGGACCCGTACGCCGAGGGCCGCGCCCGCACCACCCTCACCAACGTGCACCTCGTCGCCGGCCGCTTCGCCGAGGCCGACGACGAGGCCCGCCAGGCCACGGCCCTGGCCCGCGAGGCCGGCGACCCGCTGCCCAGCTGCTGGGCGCCCAACGACCGCGGGATCATCGCCCTCTACGAGGGACGGCACGCGGACGGCGAGCGCTACCTGCTGCAGGCCATCCAGAACTTCCGCGCCGACGGCAACAACGTCGGCGAGGCGAGCGCCCTGTGCAACCTGTCCCGCATCCACGTGGAACTGGGCCGCCTCACGAGCGCCATAGACCTCGCGCAGCAGGGCATCGCCATCTACGACCGGATGGGCCTGTCCCTGCGGCTGGCCAACGGCCGCTACGCGCTCGGCATCGCGCTCACCCAGGCGGGCCGCCTCGGCGAGGCCCTCGCGCAACTCACCGAGGCGCTCGCGCTGTTCCACGACAACCGGCAGCCGCTGTGGGAGGGCGTGACCCACTTCCGGCTCGCCGTCGCCCACCTCGCCGCGCGCCGGCCCACGCTGGCCGCCGCTCACGCCGAGCAGGCCATCGCGCTGCGCGGCATCGGCGGGGAGTGGCGGCGCGCGACCGTGCTGACCGTGCTGGGCAAGGCGCTGCGGCGGCTGGGCCAGACGGACCGGGCGCGGGCGTGCTGGCGGGACGCGGAGACGGTGTTCAAGCAGCTCGGCTCGGCCGAACTGGGCGAGGTACAGAACCTGCTGGCCACGGAGATCGCAGCCTGA
- a CDS encoding amidohydrolase family protein, with translation METFPKIISVDDHTVEPPNVWRDRLPSRYRDIGPRIVRAPLKEMTFLGGKFAPVMGAPGDDGPIGDWWVYEDLHRPLTRLDTAVGYDRDEIKLEVITYEQMRPGSFSVPDRLADMDVNHVQSALCFPTFPRFCGQTFTEAEDRELGLLGVRAYNDWMVEEWCGPDARGRLIPLTLIPLWDARLAAAEVRRNAARGVRAVAFSEIPPHLGLPSVHTDEWDPFLQACDETGTVIAMHIGSSSRMPSTSADAPPAVGSTITFANCCFSMVDWLMSGKFERFPNLKIMYAEGQIGWIPYILERADVVWEENRGWGGVADKVLRPPSELFAGHVFGCFFDDAFGLKNLDSIGVGNVLYETDYPHSDSTWPKSREVGEAQMGHLAPDAVDRIVRGNAIDLLGLTPDGLWPGPGSAA, from the coding sequence ATGGAGACCTTCCCGAAGATCATCTCGGTGGACGACCACACGGTTGAGCCCCCCAACGTCTGGCGGGACCGGCTCCCGTCCAGGTACCGCGACATCGGTCCCCGCATCGTCCGCGCCCCGCTGAAGGAAATGACCTTCCTCGGAGGCAAGTTCGCACCCGTCATGGGAGCCCCGGGCGACGACGGCCCGATCGGCGACTGGTGGGTGTACGAGGACCTGCACCGGCCGCTCACCCGACTCGACACCGCCGTCGGGTACGACCGCGACGAGATCAAACTGGAAGTCATCACCTACGAGCAGATGCGCCCCGGATCCTTCTCGGTTCCCGACCGGCTCGCCGACATGGACGTCAACCACGTCCAGTCGGCCCTCTGCTTCCCGACCTTCCCCCGCTTCTGCGGCCAGACCTTCACCGAGGCCGAGGACCGTGAGCTGGGGCTCCTCGGCGTACGGGCCTACAACGACTGGATGGTGGAGGAGTGGTGCGGCCCCGACGCCCGCGGCCGCCTCATCCCGCTCACCCTGATCCCGCTCTGGGACGCCCGGCTGGCCGCCGCCGAGGTCCGCCGCAACGCGGCGCGCGGCGTGCGCGCGGTCGCCTTCTCGGAGATACCCCCGCACCTGGGCCTGCCGTCCGTCCACACCGACGAGTGGGACCCCTTCCTGCAGGCGTGCGACGAGACCGGCACGGTCATCGCCATGCACATCGGCTCCTCGTCCCGCATGCCGTCCACCTCCGCGGACGCCCCGCCGGCGGTCGGCTCCACCATCACCTTCGCCAACTGCTGCTTCTCCATGGTCGACTGGCTGATGAGTGGCAAGTTCGAGCGCTTCCCCAACCTGAAGATCATGTACGCGGAGGGCCAGATCGGCTGGATCCCGTACATCCTCGAGCGCGCGGACGTGGTCTGGGAGGAGAACCGCGGCTGGGGCGGGGTCGCGGACAAGGTGCTCCGCCCGCCGTCCGAGCTCTTCGCCGGCCATGTCTTCGGCTGCTTCTTCGACGACGCCTTCGGCCTGAAGAACCTCGACTCGATCGGCGTCGGCAACGTCCTCTACGAGACGGACTACCCCCACTCGGACTCCACCTGGCCGAAGTCCCGCGAGGTCGGCGAGGCGCAGATGGGCCACCTGGCGCCGGACGCGGTCGACCGCATCGTGCGCGGCAACGCGATCGACCTCCTCGGGCTCACCCCGGACGGCCTGTGGCCGGGACCGGGCTCGGCCGCCTGA